Proteins co-encoded in one Treponema sp. Marseille-Q3903 genomic window:
- a CDS encoding DMT family transporter yields the protein MTKSQTSLKGVFILLITAVIWGSSFVSQSVGAESVQAFTFMGIRTLMGAMVLLPFIIVRDKLSACTMTEKQLEGRKIQGKKTVKYGIILGFFLCAATNIQQFAFNYSTAGKIAFLTSMYMFFVPLIGLFFKKRIPLITWICIGFGFLGIYFLSFPKGAGFTDLNRGDVLALISALLFSCQILAIERFGEHCDGIKLSCVQFFVAGIISLVLMFIFEKPEWHSIKTASGSLLYAGIMSCGIAYTFQVVGQKHCEATIASLIMCTESVFAVLSAAILLHETLTAREILGCVVMFCAILISQGSGIVQRYIIKKSHNASPQG from the coding sequence ATGACTAAATCTCAAACATCTCTAAAAGGGGTTTTCATTTTATTGATTACCGCTGTCATCTGGGGAAGTTCTTTTGTTTCGCAGAGTGTAGGAGCGGAATCTGTTCAAGCTTTTACTTTTATGGGAATTCGCACTTTAATGGGAGCGATGGTTTTGCTTCCTTTTATAATTGTGCGTGATAAACTTTCCGCTTGCACAATGACAGAAAAACAGCTTGAAGGTCGTAAAATTCAGGGCAAGAAGACTGTAAAATACGGAATTATTTTAGGATTTTTTCTATGCGCTGCAACAAACATTCAGCAGTTTGCTTTTAATTATTCAACGGCAGGCAAGATTGCGTTTCTCACTTCGATGTACATGTTTTTTGTTCCGCTGATTGGTCTTTTTTTTAAAAAACGCATTCCGCTGATAACTTGGATTTGCATTGGCTTTGGATTTCTTGGAATTTACTTTTTGAGTTTTCCAAAAGGAGCAGGGTTCACAGATTTAAACCGAGGCGATGTTTTGGCTCTCATAAGCGCATTGCTGTTCAGCTGTCAGATTCTTGCAATCGAAAGATTTGGAGAGCATTGCGACGGGATTAAACTTTCATGCGTTCAGTTTTTTGTTGCAGGAATTATCTCGCTTGTTTTGATGTTTATTTTTGAAAAACCTGAATGGCACTCAATAAAAACTGCTTCAGGATCGCTTTTGTATGCCGGAATTATGAGCTGCGGAATTGCATACACGTTTCAGGTTGTCGGCCAAAAACATTGTGAAGCGACGATTGCCTCTTTGATAATGTGCACGGAATCTGTCTTTGCCGTGTTATCTGCTGCGATTTTGCTTCACGAGACTTTGACAGCACGCGAGATACTTGGCTGCGTTGTCATGTTCTGCGCAATTTTAATTTCGCAGGGAAGCGGCATAGTTCAACGGTATATCATAAAAAAATCGCACAATGCTTCTCCGCAAGGCTAG
- a CDS encoding endo alpha-1,4 polygalactosaminidase, whose translation MRLKIFNILFFSACVVFVCCIVCCCKSNQSSSDKSEINYRAEMRLFVEKISDFAKNKNRAFNIIPQNGTEVAWDKNCFNQWDNPTDEELADFDKTYLKAIDGIGREDMFYSSSIFDTKNKDDTESEYTDYFLKLIKPYQKEGIAVISADYAGSTWGIVDSYTKNDREGFIGFAAPYKNLNLIPELDSKFSLLRQYYPNKSNQKDINKLTDAKNFLFLLNAENYMKGDSCGKNVVSALQKTDYDILIIDPFIDAAAGITYSFSQIDSLKKKASGGKRLVIAYLSIGEAEAYRDYWKTSWVTSNGVLTKQAPFWLCELNLDWAGENPQLEGNYKVKYWDFEWQKIVFDYLEKIVAAGFDGVYLDIIDAFEYFEK comes from the coding sequence ATGAGATTAAAGATTTTTAATATTCTGTTCTTTTCAGCTTGTGTAGTTTTCGTATGTTGCATAGTTTGCTGCTGCAAAAGCAATCAAAGTTCTTCCGATAAATCCGAAATCAATTATCGTGCGGAGATGAGGCTCTTTGTAGAAAAGATTTCCGATTTTGCTAAGAATAAAAATCGGGCTTTTAATATAATTCCGCAAAACGGGACAGAAGTTGCGTGGGACAAAAACTGCTTTAATCAATGGGATAATCCGACAGACGAAGAGCTTGCCGATTTTGACAAAACTTATCTTAAGGCAATCGACGGAATTGGGCGAGAAGATATGTTTTATTCTTCTTCAATATTTGATACAAAAAATAAAGATGATACGGAATCCGAGTATACTGATTATTTTCTAAAACTTATAAAACCGTATCAAAAAGAGGGTATTGCTGTTATTTCTGCCGATTATGCGGGAAGCACTTGGGGGATTGTGGATTCGTACACAAAAAATGATAGGGAAGGGTTTATCGGATTTGCCGCACCTTATAAAAATCTGAATTTAATTCCTGAGCTTGATTCAAAGTTCAGCCTGCTTCGTCAATATTATCCGAATAAAAGCAATCAGAAAGATATAAATAAACTGACCGATGCGAAAAATTTCCTTTTTTTATTGAACGCAGAAAATTATATGAAAGGCGATTCCTGCGGAAAAAATGTAGTCTCTGCACTGCAAAAAACTGATTATGATATTTTAATTATCGACCCTTTTATCGACGCTGCGGCAGGCATCACATATTCTTTTTCACAGATAGATTCGTTGAAAAAAAAGGCTTCCGGTGGCAAAAGGCTCGTGATAGCTTACTTAAGCATTGGAGAAGCCGAAGCGTATCGCGATTATTGGAAGACATCTTGGGTTACTTCAAACGGTGTCCTTACAAAACAAGCTCCTTTTTGGCTCTGTGAACTGAATTTGGATTGGGCAGGAGAGAATCCTCAACTTGAAGGAAACTACAAAGTAAAATACTGGGATTTTGAATGGCAAAAAATTGTCTTTGATTACCTTGAAAAGATTGTTGCGGCAGGCTTTGACGGCGTTTACCTTGATATAATAGACGCTTTTGAATATTTTGAAAAATAA
- a CDS encoding CidA/LrgA family protein gives MKYLRQFLIIITISLIGEILKELIPVSIPASIYGMLILFVCLMTGFIKIEHVKDVGKFLIEIMPIMFIPAGVGLMSSWDVLRPALIPIIIITVVTIITVMAATGLVSQSIIRFRKSKKSDSEEPKDE, from the coding sequence ATGAAATATTTAAGACAATTTTTAATTATAATTACAATCTCTCTGATTGGAGAAATTCTCAAAGAACTGATTCCTGTCTCTATCCCTGCAAGCATCTACGGAATGCTGATTTTGTTTGTGTGTCTGATGACAGGATTCATTAAAATTGAACACGTAAAAGACGTCGGAAAATTTTTAATTGAAATAATGCCGATTATGTTTATTCCGGCGGGAGTCGGCTTGATGTCTTCTTGGGACGTTCTTCGTCCGGCTTTGATTCCAATCATCATAATCACTGTTGTAACAATTATTACAGTTATGGCGGCAACAGGGCTCGTTTCGCAAAGCATTATCCGCTTTAGAAAGTCAAAAAAATCAGATTCAGAGGAGCCAAAAGATGAATGA
- a CDS encoding EFR1 family ferrodoxin (N-terminal region resembles flavodoxins. C-terminal ferrodoxin region binds two 4Fe-4S clusters.) gives MKIIYFSGNGNTKHCAKEFSKLTGNESVFSIEDEGAIQAIKKSDFFCFAYPVHFSNIPFIVRDFINNNSKVFRGKKVFLIATMGLFSGDGTGCSARLLKKYGAEILGGVHLKMPDVIGDVGLLKKSPQENKNIIKNTEEKIRKTADLINSKKYPQEGLHFYNHIAGLFGQRLWFLREAEKHRKNLRTDVEKCTGCALCEKQCPTKSIRIENGKAVLIGNNCTICYRCVNSCPHKALTIIGKRMLEQCLFKNY, from the coding sequence ATGAAAATAATTTATTTTAGCGGAAACGGAAATACAAAGCATTGTGCAAAAGAATTTTCAAAGTTGACGGGAAACGAAAGCGTTTTTTCCATTGAAGATGAAGGTGCGATCCAAGCGATAAAGAAATCTGATTTTTTTTGTTTTGCATATCCTGTGCATTTCAGCAATATTCCTTTTATTGTAAGGGATTTTATCAACAATAATTCTAAGGTCTTTAGAGGGAAAAAAGTTTTTTTGATTGCGACTATGGGGCTTTTTAGCGGAGATGGGACTGGGTGCTCTGCTCGGCTGTTAAAAAAATATGGTGCTGAAATTTTGGGTGGAGTCCATCTAAAAATGCCGGATGTGATTGGAGACGTTGGACTGCTCAAAAAATCACCGCAGGAAAATAAAAATATAATAAAAAATACAGAGGAAAAAATTAGAAAAACTGCCGATTTAATCAATTCAAAAAAATATCCTCAAGAAGGACTTCATTTTTATAATCACATTGCAGGGCTATTCGGGCAGCGCCTATGGTTTTTACGTGAGGCAGAAAAACACAGAAAAAATTTGCGAACTGACGTTGAAAAGTGCACGGGCTGTGCATTGTGCGAAAAACAGTGCCCAACAAAGTCAATTCGCATCGAAAATGGAAAAGCAGTTTTGATCGGGAATAATTGCACGATTTGCTACCGCTGTGTAAATTCATGCCCTCATAAAGCCTTGACGATTATTGGAAAACGAATGCTTGAGCAATGTCTGTTTAAGAATTATTAA
- a CDS encoding LrgB family protein, with protein sequence MNDFFTQSAFIGVALSILSYEIGNLLKRYLKLAILNPLLISIAVTILFLIFSKTDYKTYEAGAKYLSWFLTPATVCLAIPLYEQIHLLQKNWKAVIFGIISGVLTSLFTIFILSKIMGLSHSQYVTLLPKSITTAIGMDVSKELGGHVTITVAVIVITGVLGNIFGETICKIFRITEPISKGLALGAASHAIGTAKAMEMGEIEGAMSSLSIVVTGIFTVAGSSMFAKFL encoded by the coding sequence ATGAATGATTTTTTTACACAGTCGGCATTTATAGGAGTTGCACTGAGCATCCTCTCGTACGAAATAGGAAATCTGCTCAAGCGCTATCTAAAACTCGCAATTTTAAATCCGCTTTTGATTTCTATCGCAGTGACGATTTTATTCCTTATATTTTCAAAAACCGATTACAAAACGTATGAAGCAGGCGCAAAATATCTGAGCTGGTTTTTAACACCTGCAACAGTTTGTCTGGCAATCCCCCTTTACGAACAAATTCATTTGCTTCAAAAAAATTGGAAAGCAGTGATATTCGGCATAATATCGGGTGTGCTCACAAGCCTTTTTACGATTTTTATACTTTCAAAAATTATGGGTCTTTCTCACTCTCAGTACGTCACTCTGCTTCCAAAATCGATTACAACAGCAATAGGAATGGATGTCAGCAAAGAGCTCGGAGGCCACGTTACAATCACAGTTGCAGTGATTGTGATTACAGGCGTACTCGGAAATATATTCGGCGAAACAATCTGCAAAATATTTAGAATAACGGAACCGATTTCAAAAGGGCTGGCACTCGGTGCTGCAAGTCATGCAATCGGGACAGCAAAGGCAATGGAAATGGGAGAGATAGAAGGAGCGATGAGTAGCCTTTCTATCGTAGTTACAGGAATTTTTACAGTAGCAGGAAGTTCCATGTTTGCAAAATTTTTGTAA
- a CDS encoding alpha-amylase family glycosyl hydrolase produces the protein MKKFYRFLTVLVAVASIGVFGCHHSFQEETPEKAKTGYGNLTVKFSGTPEEGSALENCSITVSGFEMADICLSDATGLASGVAMERIPVGKNRVVLVRAKKTIKSVLENLDGTTLYAVADINDGETTTVTVGYASSAVGSVFYELIQKKFDVSSLTVDEVKSHLPSGVKPGLINTKALAEDIKNKTIQPQASYKLNGGTVSFTSMSTLSDVSIHVNDGASGKLTGMTSGSPATISGVAPGTWTFYIIQNNSILYDKQISVSEGQSVDVGSISLKTPNPRLENADGSELTYFGLITGEHKTVYLNCRTVDGETPLDADIYYTLDGSAPTDTSTKYTTAGITVSIGTKLKAFALKPGLVQSDILECEFVLAGLGKMHPTSGAFSPAGEENWKNESWELGAHISGDETTFALYSANASKILLEIYENAYGSNAKYDYWMQKGTDDIWRAKIKSAPKGTIYAFRCWGPNWTFNENWARGGSDKGFISDVDADGNRFNPNKVLFDPYTREMTHDKSNPIALGSGQDNKMYGTGSDNYKSMPRRNFDTGKYAPKGYVIQDNTSFGTKPNIPQEKALIYEAHVRGITKHPSSANLNTILSGFDGFGSVSNIPEDKRGTYAGAALLIPYLKGLGINTIELLPVHETDNDANPDDAPGGNFWGYMTYGFFAPDRRYSSDKSAGGPTKEFKEMVSKFHEAGMEVYLDVVYNHTGEGGLWGTGKFDTVELTFMHGIDNSTYYSLTTDKKSYWESTGCGNNMQCDNSVVQKFILDSLSYWIKDMGVDGFRFDLATVLGREKNSAGDWVYNQNSDTLKKIVQLGNENYVEMIAESWDCGSDSYQVGNFPQGWGGWNGRYRDEIRSYIGTGSRGKANDFIYGDYDHFNNEGGPHKSVNFIVAHDGFTLADLCSYQGAGNYQNDKVNWPFGPSDGGNGDTNTLGFGTEQKDKRQAARNYIAVQMMSRGVPMIVYGDEFGRTQNGNNNPYNIDSVATWNNYNMINTASPHVIATGGTGETYHNNFGTFGNTKNKNGNFEFAKYMMKLRASEPALNQTDYNVTYEFKKENGTDNLSDGDRCVWLRIKGSSILEGSDYLVFMNMYTTNVNYAIPTESGYSWVRLADTANWAETDFNCWNLDKGASISGSYSVAPWSVVILKRVLTSSLPEQIAAPVISGNTPFASTTSVTITCATTGAEIYYTTDGTDPTSSSQKYNSPIPLSESKTIKAVSKKDGRYSDITTKSFVKGTVAQVPKGGVMIQAFNWASAPRGNSSQWNKWYNVINSNASAIKDKFAYAWFPPPGKSSSDSSEGYAPTEINDLNNYYGTEAELKAAITSLSPCKAIADIVVNHRGGTTSWGDFTNPDWGVVKGVNYKAICSDDEGFTSEPLLMGQVPNEMRGAPDTGESYGASRDLDHTNPAVQQGITTWMNAILRQAGFYGWRYDFVKGFDGKYVGQYNRDTLAEFSVGEYWPTAGFSASDPGAWGNAIKNWVEKTEEGGSRSRAFDFALKGIMNNVFGSGNSSSPNAANIPNGNYGLLADQASLMKSQPNDAVTFVDNHDTGSTQKHWFLDPADVGTAYSFILTHPGFPCVAWQHYFTAAESGHAGDLQYIGDTTVPGTSKTYRQHIDYLIDLRKTCGIEYDSPLEVLKAENSVYAAKISGKSGELVVVIGTEGVYAPSGVGYDNNHAVYGGTNFTIWHKGEDGTYGAGTPATYTVTGMPNYWGDAGAKQYVWIFNGTDGDHWVKANFDSGTNTLTFSTVWNFTKLITVRMNPSRPDLPSWDAKWNKSKDLLLSGNTAVYQEETP, from the coding sequence ATGAAAAAATTTTATCGTTTTTTAACTGTTCTGGTAGCCGTTGCCTCTATCGGCGTTTTTGGCTGTCATCACTCCTTTCAGGAAGAAACTCCTGAAAAAGCAAAAACCGGTTACGGCAATTTGACCGTCAAATTCAGCGGTACGCCGGAAGAAGGCTCTGCACTGGAAAACTGTTCAATAACTGTCAGCGGATTCGAAATGGCCGACATTTGTTTATCTGACGCAACAGGGCTCGCGAGCGGAGTTGCCATGGAACGAATTCCAGTTGGCAAAAATCGCGTCGTTCTCGTCCGTGCAAAAAAGACGATTAAAAGCGTTCTTGAAAACCTTGACGGCACAACTCTATACGCTGTTGCCGATATAAACGACGGCGAGACAACAACAGTTACTGTAGGATATGCTTCATCTGCCGTCGGCTCTGTCTTTTACGAACTTATACAGAAAAAGTTTGACGTTTCTTCTTTGACAGTAGACGAGGTAAAGAGCCATCTACCATCCGGCGTAAAACCGGGATTGATAAACACAAAAGCCCTCGCCGAAGATATCAAAAATAAGACGATACAACCTCAAGCGTCATACAAATTAAACGGCGGCACTGTGAGTTTTACCTCGATGTCTACACTTTCCGACGTAAGCATACACGTAAACGACGGAGCTTCGGGAAAACTTACAGGAATGACATCAGGCTCGCCGGCTACAATCTCAGGAGTTGCCCCCGGCACGTGGACTTTTTACATAATTCAAAACAACTCAATCCTGTATGACAAGCAAATCTCAGTCAGCGAAGGGCAATCTGTGGACGTGGGAAGCATTTCGCTGAAAACGCCAAATCCGCGCCTTGAAAATGCGGATGGCAGCGAACTTACTTATTTTGGGCTTATCACAGGAGAACATAAAACTGTATACTTAAACTGCCGCACTGTTGACGGCGAAACACCTCTCGATGCCGACATCTACTACACTCTTGACGGCTCTGCACCGACTGACACAAGCACAAAATACACAACTGCAGGAATCACCGTTTCTATCGGCACAAAATTAAAAGCGTTTGCACTCAAACCAGGTTTAGTGCAATCTGATATTTTGGAATGCGAATTTGTCCTTGCAGGTTTGGGAAAAATGCATCCTACAAGCGGCGCATTCAGTCCAGCCGGAGAAGAAAATTGGAAAAATGAGAGTTGGGAACTCGGTGCGCATATTTCAGGCGACGAGACGACTTTCGCACTTTATTCTGCAAATGCTTCTAAAATTCTCCTTGAAATTTATGAAAATGCGTACGGAAGCAATGCGAAATATGACTATTGGATGCAGAAAGGCACTGACGATATTTGGCGTGCAAAAATCAAATCTGCTCCGAAAGGAACAATTTACGCATTCCGCTGTTGGGGACCGAACTGGACGTTCAATGAGAATTGGGCACGCGGAGGAAGCGACAAAGGATTTATAAGCGATGTCGACGCTGACGGAAACCGTTTTAACCCGAACAAAGTGCTCTTTGACCCATATACGCGCGAAATGACGCATGACAAATCAAATCCGATCGCACTTGGAAGCGGACAAGACAACAAGATGTACGGCACAGGCAGTGATAATTATAAAAGCATGCCGCGCCGCAATTTTGACACCGGCAAATATGCTCCAAAAGGATATGTCATACAGGACAATACTTCTTTTGGCACTAAACCTAATATCCCTCAAGAAAAAGCATTGATTTATGAAGCGCACGTGCGCGGTATCACAAAACACCCTTCATCTGCAAATCTTAATACAATTTTGAGCGGGTTTGACGGATTCGGCTCTGTTTCCAACATTCCTGAAGACAAACGAGGAACTTATGCGGGTGCAGCATTGCTGATTCCGTATCTTAAAGGGCTTGGAATCAACACGATAGAGCTTTTGCCTGTTCACGAAACAGACAACGATGCAAATCCGGATGATGCGCCCGGCGGAAATTTCTGGGGCTACATGACTTACGGATTTTTTGCGCCTGACCGCCGCTATTCAAGCGATAAGAGTGCAGGCGGTCCTACAAAAGAGTTTAAGGAGATGGTAAGCAAATTCCATGAAGCCGGAATGGAAGTCTACCTTGACGTTGTATATAACCATACAGGCGAAGGCGGACTATGGGGTACGGGCAAATTTGATACTGTTGAGTTGACCTTTATGCACGGCATCGATAACAGCACGTATTACAGCCTGACTACCGATAAAAAATCATATTGGGAGTCTACCGGCTGCGGTAATAATATGCAGTGCGATAATTCGGTTGTACAAAAATTTATTTTGGACTCGCTCTCATATTGGATTAAAGACATGGGTGTCGACGGATTCCGCTTTGACCTTGCAACCGTGCTGGGACGCGAAAAGAATTCCGCCGGAGACTGGGTTTACAATCAAAATTCTGACACGCTTAAAAAGATAGTCCAGCTCGGCAATGAGAACTATGTAGAGATGATTGCCGAAAGCTGGGATTGCGGCAGTGATTCCTACCAAGTCGGAAACTTCCCGCAAGGATGGGGAGGCTGGAACGGACGATACCGCGATGAAATCAGAAGCTACATCGGAACGGGAAGTCGCGGAAAAGCAAACGACTTTATCTACGGAGATTACGACCATTTTAATAATGAAGGCGGTCCTCATAAATCCGTAAACTTTATTGTTGCGCATGACGGTTTTACTCTTGCCGACTTGTGCAGTTATCAGGGTGCGGGAAACTATCAGAATGATAAAGTAAACTGGCCGTTCGGTCCGAGCGACGGCGGCAACGGCGACACAAACACGTTAGGATTCGGCACAGAGCAAAAAGACAAGCGTCAGGCTGCACGCAATTATATCGCCGTTCAGATGATGAGCCGCGGCGTTCCGATGATTGTCTACGGCGATGAGTTCGGACGCACGCAGAACGGCAACAACAATCCGTATAATATCGACAGCGTTGCAACGTGGAACAACTACAACATGATAAATACAGCTTCTCCGCACGTGATTGCAACCGGCGGCACGGGCGAGACGTATCACAACAACTTCGGCACATTCGGCAATACAAAAAACAAAAACGGCAACTTTGAATTTGCCAAATATATGATGAAGCTGCGCGCAAGCGAACCGGCACTCAATCAAACTGATTACAATGTTACTTACGAGTTTAAGAAAGAAAACGGAACGGACAATCTATCCGACGGCGACCGATGTGTTTGGCTTCGCATAAAAGGAAGCTCGATTTTAGAAGGAAGCGACTACCTCGTGTTTATGAATATGTACACGACAAACGTGAACTATGCAATCCCGACTGAAAGCGGATATTCATGGGTGCGCTTGGCCGATACGGCAAACTGGGCAGAAACAGACTTCAACTGTTGGAATTTGGACAAAGGAGCTTCTATTTCCGGAAGTTACAGCGTAGCTCCTTGGTCTGTTGTTATTCTAAAACGAGTTTTAACATCTTCTCTACCGGAACAGATAGCGGCCCCAGTCATCAGCGGAAACACACCGTTTGCCTCAACAACGAGCGTAACAATTACGTGTGCAACAACCGGTGCGGAAATCTATTATACGACCGACGGAACAGACCCGACTTCCTCAAGTCAAAAATATAATTCACCAATTCCGCTGTCGGAAAGTAAAACTATAAAAGCCGTTTCAAAAAAAGACGGACGATACTCAGATATTACAACAAAATCATTTGTAAAAGGCACAGTTGCCCAAGTTCCAAAAGGCGGCGTCATGATTCAAGCGTTTAACTGGGCGAGCGCACCGCGAGGAAACTCTTCTCAATGGAACAAATGGTACAATGTAATAAATAGTAACGCTTCCGCTATAAAAGATAAGTTTGCCTACGCGTGGTTCCCGCCGCCGGGTAAGAGTTCTTCAGATTCATCTGAAGGCTACGCTCCTACGGAAATCAATGACTTGAACAACTATTACGGAACGGAAGCGGAACTTAAAGCTGCAATAACATCGTTAAGTCCTTGCAAAGCGATTGCCGACATCGTTGTAAACCACCGCGGCGGTACAACTTCGTGGGGTGATTTTACAAATCCAGATTGGGGCGTTGTAAAAGGCGTAAACTATAAAGCAATCTGCTCGGATGACGAAGGATTTACAAGCGAGCCCCTCCTTATGGGTCAAGTTCCCAATGAAATGCGAGGCGCACCTGACACCGGAGAATCATATGGAGCTTCCCGCGACCTTGACCATACAAACCCCGCAGTTCAGCAAGGCATCACAACATGGATGAACGCCATTTTACGACAGGCAGGATTTTACGGTTGGCGTTACGACTTTGTAAAAGGGTTTGACGGAAAATACGTCGGACAATACAACAGAGATACGCTTGCCGAATTCTCCGTAGGCGAATACTGGCCTACAGCCGGATTCAGTGCTTCAGATCCCGGTGCTTGGGGTAATGCGATAAAGAACTGGGTAGAAAAGACGGAAGAAGGCGGCTCTCGTTCTCGAGCATTCGATTTTGCGCTCAAGGGAATTATGAACAACGTTTTCGGCTCAGGAAACAGCTCCAGCCCTAATGCAGCAAATATTCCCAACGGGAATTACGGTTTGCTTGCAGATCAGGCAAGTTTAATGAAGAGTCAGCCTAATGATGCCGTAACGTTTGTAGACAATCACGATACCGGCTCCACACAAAAGCATTGGTTCCTTGACCCAGCTGATGTCGGAACGGCTTACTCCTTTATTTTGACGCATCCGGGCTTTCCTTGCGTTGCATGGCAGCATTACTTTACGGCAGCGGAAAGCGGTCATGCGGGAGATTTGCAGTACATCGGAGACACGACAGTTCCCGGCACAAGCAAAACTTATCGGCAACACATCGATTATCTTATAGACTTGCGTAAAACGTGTGGAATAGAATACGACAGCCCTCTTGAAGTGCTCAAAGCCGAAAATTCCGTGTATGCGGCAAAAATCTCCGGCAAAAGCGGAGAGCTTGTGGTCGTGATCGGAACCGAAGGAGTATATGCTCCTTCCGGCGTCGGCTACGATAATAACCATGCAGTCTACGGCGGAACAAATTTTACAATTTGGCATAAAGGCGAGGACGGTACATACGGTGCCGGAACTCCGGCAACTTATACTGTTACAGGAATGCCAAATTACTGGGGAGATGCCGGTGCTAAGCAGTATGTTTGGATTTTCAACGGAACTGACGGTGACCACTGGGTTAAAGCAAATTTTGATTCCGGGACAAACACTTTGACATTCTCTACTGTATGGAATTTTACCAAGCTAATTACAGTGCGAATGAATCCAAGTCGTCCTGATCTTCCGAGTTGGGATGCAAAGTGGAATAAATCTAAAGACCTTTTGCTCAGCGGAAATACTGCGGTATATCAAGAAGAAACGCCGTAA
- a CDS encoding DUF2141 domain-containing protein, which produces MKKKITVLFFEFFILSIAFAHNIKLKIKSVVSESGECDNCGKVIVSVHDCEESFKTKSPFMKLELVPTSTEIETALELPDGEYAFCVFQDLNGDGIINSGFMGIPKEPFGFSNYRSKSVPGNFNKHKVIIDKDETIVIELFTMAGR; this is translated from the coding sequence ATGAAAAAGAAGATAACGGTATTATTTTTTGAATTTTTTATTTTATCGATTGCGTTTGCGCATAATATAAAATTAAAAATAAAGTCTGTCGTTTCTGAAAGCGGCGAATGTGATAATTGCGGAAAGGTAATCGTGAGCGTTCATGATTGTGAAGAGAGTTTCAAAACAAAAAGCCCTTTTATGAAACTGGAATTGGTTCCGACTTCAACAGAAATCGAAACTGCCCTTGAATTACCCGACGGCGAATATGCTTTTTGTGTATTCCAAGATTTAAATGGTGACGGCATCATCAACAGCGGTTTTATGGGAATTCCAAAAGAACCGTTTGGCTTTAGCAATTACAGGTCAAAAAGCGTTCCCGGTAATTTTAATAAGCATAAGGTTATCATAGATAAAGACGAAACAATTGTTATTGAACTTTTTACGATGGCGGGTAGGTGA